The Gardnerella leopoldii genomic interval AGCGACGGTTTTATTTAGCCAATAAAGTTGATTTTAATGTGCGTTCAGCAGGTCAGGATGTTTATTTTGATGTTCAACTTACGGACGCTTGGGTATGGGATGTTTACCGCCCTTCGCGTTTTGTTAAAAATGTGCGAATAGTAACTTTTAAAGATGTAAATGTTGAAGAAGTACAGAAAACAGACATTGACATTCCTGAATCTATCGCGTGATGCGCGTATGCTCAATAAGGATATATAGAAATTGCTTACCTAGCACGCAAAGTGTTTTCGTAAAAATTTGATGTATTAAGATGGAGGACAAGTGACGGATACACAATCCCCAAAGGAATCTGTGGTAATTATTGGTGGCGGTCCGGCAGGGTTGACGGCAGCCTGGGAACTCGTTAAGGATGGCGGATCCAGCCGCTACGACGTAACAGTACTCGAAGCCACGCGTGAATTTGGTGGTATTTCGCGTACTGTGAAGTATAACGGCAATCGTATGGACATCGGCGGTCATCGTTTCTTCTCAAAAGATGACCGTATTATGCAGTGGTGGCGTGAAATGCTGCCTCTACAGGGTGCGCCTTCATATGATGATAAAAAGCTTGGTCGTCATCACGATTTGGAAGCAGGTGGACCTGATCCTGAAGTTGAAGATGAAGTGATGTTGAAGCGTCATCGCGTTTCTCGTATTTTCTGGAATCATCATTTCTTTGATTATCCAATTTCTCTTTCTGCAGCAACCTTGCGCTCTATGGGCTTTATTTTGACAATGAAAGTTGGCTTCAGCTATTTGTGGTCTATGATTCACAAATTGCCAGAAACTAATCTTGAGAATTTCTACATTAATCGTTTCGGCAAGAAACTTTATTCCATGTTCTTTGAGGGCTATACAGAGAAGCTTTGGGGTAGGCATCCAAGCCAGATTTCTGCCGATTGGGGTGCTCAGCGCGTTAAGGGTTTGAGCATTGTGGAAGTGTTGAAGAATGCTTTTTCCAAGCTTTTCCCTAAGAAAAAAGGCAAGAAGAAGGAAGTAGAAACCTCATTAATTGAGGAATTCTGGTATCCAAAGCTTGGTCCTGGTCAGTTATGGGAAACGGTTGAGCGCCGTTGCCGCGAAAACGGTGCTACTGTGCGCACAGACGCAAAGGTAGTTGCTATTAAGCAAGCAGACGGAAAGATTTCCAGTGTTGTAGTTGAAGATGCAAATGGAGAGCGTTCAGAATTGCACGCCGACCAGTTTATATCTTCTATGCCAATTAAGGATTTGGTAGCTGCTCTTGAGCAGGGTGCAGATGGTGACGAAAAGGCTGATGTTCCAGCAGAAATGCAACGCGTTGCCAAAGGTTTGCCTTATCGCGATTTTGTGACTGTAGGCTTGCTTGTTAAGCGCGTGCGTCTGCGTAATACTACTACTATTCCAACGCTTGGTAATCCTCCTATTGTTCCTGATTGCTGGATTTACGTGCAGGATCCTGGATATAAAGTCGGACGTTTGCAAATCTTCAACAACTGGAGCCCATATCTCGTTAAGGATGTTGATAACACTGTTTGGATCGGTCTTGAGTACTTCTGCGAAGAAGGCGACGACTTCTGGAATATGAGTGATGATGATGCTCGCAAGATGGCTATTGACGAGTTGACTCGTATGCAAGTTATTAATGGTGAGGAAGACGTTCTTGATTCTCATCGTGAGCGAGTTCCAAAGGCATATCCTGCTTACTTTGACACATACGCTCAGATGCCTGAATTGATTGATTATCTTGATGGCTTCGGTAATTTGTATTGTGTTGGTCGCAATGGACAGCATCGTTATAATAACCAAGATCATTCAATGGCAACTGCTATTGAGGCTGTAGAAGATATCCGAACTGGAGAAACTTCTAAGAAGAACGTGTGGTCTGTTAACACTGAAAAGTCGTATCACGAAAAGAAGTAGTAATTAATTCTCGTATAAATTTGAGCGTTTGATTTTAAAGCGCAAATAATTTAGCGATATAGCGTCAATAATACTGGGTGTTACCCATATTATTGGCGCTTTTTGTTTATTCTAATATCGCTTTAAAAGCTTTATAAAAATTGTAATAAAAAATACTAAATACTATGGCGCGTCGCGTTGTACAGCGTCGTATAGCTGTAGTAGCATACATAATGTTCGTTGTTATGTACATATGAATTGTTATGAAATGGCAGCGAGTTCGTGACGGATTTTTCCGTAATCTTCCATGTAAAGACTTGCCGGGGCTCTATTCCGTGTGAGTTAAGGAAAGGTAAAATTGTGGCAACAGGCCAGAATCTTGAAAAAATGAAGCTTTCAGAATTGAAAGATCTTGCAAAACAGATGGGTTTGCGCGGAACATCTACAATGCGTAAGCCTGAGTTGGTGGCTACACTGACGGCTGCTCGTAATGGGGGAGAAGCGCCTGCAGGTGTAAGTGTTCGTGTTCCTCGTGATGTTGTAAATCCTAATAAAACTGCAGATACTAGTACAGATATAGAAGATGCTGGATCATCGAAAGACAATAGTGATTTAGAAGCATTAGAAGTTTTGGTTCCCAATGCTACTTCAGATCGTCGCTATAGAGACGAAGAAGATTTTGGGAATAAAAATTATCGACGCGATGCGAATCGTAATAATACATTCCAGCGTCGTCGTTCCTCAGAAGATCGTGATGATAATCGCGATCGTAGAGAAGATGGTATGGACTCGCATGAGTTGGATCAAATTTTGGCAACATTGCCTGGTGAAGATTCTCATGCAGAGGGTGAACCGCGTCGTCAGCGTGTAGCTTCTCGTGACTTTGATAGAGAAGAACAGCAAAATCGTGCTGATCGTTTCCAGCGTCGTATGCGTGGTCGTGCACGTGATTACGATGAGTCTCGTTCAGATTATTCAGATCGGCAGAATCGTTCAGAACGCATGGATCGAGTAGAACGTGAAGATCGTGATGAACGTCGTGCTGAGCGTGGAGAACGTCAAGATCGCAACGATCGCAATGTTCGTCTTGATCGCGATGCACGTGATGCGCGCGATGCTCGCGAAGAGCATGATTTACGTGAGCCTCGTCGTGAAGAGCCTCAGGAAGAGCTCGTGCCAGTAGCTGGAATTGTTGATGTCTTAGAATCTTACGCATTCGTGCGCACTTCTGGTTATTTGCCTGGTCCTAACGATGTTTATGTTTCAATGAGCCAAATTAAAAAATATGGCTTACGCAAGGGTGATGCAGTTCAAGGCTCCATTCGTGCTCCTCGCGAAGGCGATCGTCGAAATCAGCGTCAAAAGTTTGTTCCTTTGCAAACAATCGATAGCATTAATGGAATGAGCGTTGAAGAAGCTCAGTCCCGCCCGCAATTTGCTAAGTTGACGCCGTTATATCCGCAGGAGCGTTTGAAGCAAGAAACTACTCCGAATCGCATGTTGGGACGTGTTATTGATTTAGTTGCCCCAATTGGTAAAGGCCAGCGCGGTTTGATTGTGTCGCCACCAAAGGCTGGTAAAACCATTACTCTTCAGAATATTGCAAATGCAATTACTACAAATAATCCTGAAGTGCATCTTATGGTTGTGCTTGTAGATGAGCGCCCAGAAGAAGTTACCGACATGGAACGTACTGTGCAAGGCGAAGTGATTTCTTCTACATTCGATCGTCCTGCAACAGATCACACTACTGTTGCTGAGCTTGCTATTGAGCGCGCTAAGCGTTTGGTTGAGCTTGGCCAGGATGTTGTGGTTTTGCTTGATTCTATGACTCGTTTGGCTAGAGCTTACAATATTGCAGCTCCTGCTTCTGGTCGTATTCTTTCCGGTGGTGTTGATGCTCAAGCGTTGTACCCACCAAAGAAGTTCTTCGGTGCTGCTCGAAATATTGAAGACGGCGGTTCTTTGACGATTATTTCTTCTGCATTGGTTGAAACCGGCTCTAAGATGGATGAAGTAATCTTCGAAGAGTTTAAGGGCACTGGAAATATGGAATTGCGCTTGAGTAGAGATTTGGCTGATAAGCGTCTCTTCCCAGCGGTAGATATTAATGCTTCTGGAACTCGTCGCGAAGAGTTAATTACTCCAGCTGCAGATTTGCCAGTTATTTATCGTTTGCGCCGTCTCTTTGGTGGTCTTGAGGCAGAGCAAGCGTATCAGACTTTGATTCCTCGATTGAAGAAAACTGCTTCAAACCGTGATTTCTTAGCTGCTATAACTCAACAAACTGGCACTGCTACGAATAATTCTTCTTCTACGACTATTGCGTAGTTCTTATTTCGTAAGGAATTAAAATTATTGCCCTTTGGATTATCTACCAAGGGGCAATAATTTTATTTATATTTATATTTATATTTATATTTATATTTATTAATAACTAATATTTTATGCAGCATGTAAAGCTTGTTGCGCAAGTGCAAATTTGCTTATGCGCGCTACGCCTTCTTTAAGTTCTTCTGCTCTTCCAGCGTAAGATAGTCGCACGAATCCGCTTCCTTCTGCGCCAAAGGCTTCTCCTGGTACAACAGCAACTTTTTCTTCATCTAAAAGTTTTTTGCTAAATTCTTCTGAACTTAAACCAGTTGGTCGAACGTCAACAAAAACGTAGAATGCACCTTGAGGCTCTATAAGACGCAATGCATTGCAATTTGCCAATCCGTCTATAACAAGCTGACGTTTTGCGCGATATTCTTCTCTCATTTCACGCACGTGATCTTGTGGACCTGTTAATGCAGCTACGCCGCCATATTGTGCGGTAGAATTTACAGAAGAATGCATCATTTCTGCAATTTTGCTGGTTTGCTCAATAACTTGACTTGGTGCAAGAATATATCCAATTCTCCAGCCTGTCATTGCGTAAGTTTTCGATAAACTTTCTACAATAATGGTTCGTTCGTGCATTCCTTCAGCTGCTGCAATAGATGGTGCTACAGCATTTCCGCAAGGTTCAGTTTCTGGATTGCTTGCGAATACGAATGGATGGTAGACTTCGTCAGAAATTACCCAAAGATCAAATTCTTGGCATAATTTTGCAATTTTTTCGAGTTCTTCTGCGGTTGTTACTGCACCGGTTGGGTTGCATGGAGAATTGATAATGATGGCTTTAGTGCGTGGTGATATAGCTTTGCGTATTTCTTCTGCATTAATATGCATTCCATGTTCTGGCTTAAGGGCTACAGTTACTGGAATTCCTTCGCACATTAGCACTTCTGCATCGTATGATGTGAAGTATGGAGATGGAATAATAACCTCATCTCCCGGATCTATTACTGATTTAATAGCTAAATATAATCCAATAGTAGCGCCGTCAACGGCTTGAATTTCTGTGTCTGCGTTGTAGTTTAAACCTTTTACTCTATTCGTATAATTTGCAGCTGCCTCGCGGAATTCTGGTATGCCTAAAACGTCTGTGTATTTTGTTTTTCCCTCTCGTAATGAGTTGCACGCGGCTTCAACAATGTGTGAGGAAGCAGTTTCGCCTGGTTCTCCTAGGCATAGTGAAATAGCGTCTGGTATTTGTTCTACACGGTCAAATACATCTCTAATACCTGAACGAGGTATTGAAATTGCATGTTTCGCTACTTTTGCCATGCTGTGCTCCTTTTTGATTGTTGGTTTTGATTTTATAAGAATAATCTTTAAAGGTTATAGGTTTCGTTTATACGCTTATTATGCGAATTGTACAACACTATTACGGCTGATGTTAAAAGAAAAAATTATTTTTAACATAATAATTTGTATTTTTTATTATTTTTTGAATAAATTTGTTCTTTTTCTGTAAAAAATACTGTACCATAAAAGAGACTGCAATGTGGCGCTACATAGATTCGTTTTAGATTCTCAATTCAGCGTCGACTGGAGAATGGAGGACGTATGGCTGGAAATCCTCATAAAGCTGAAACTAGTATAGCTATGGATTCAACTGATGCAATCATTGTTGATATTCTCGAACATGATGGTCGAGCGACGTTAACTCGTTTGGCTAAGGCTTCGGGTTTGTCTGTTTCTGCGGTTCAATCTCGAGTGCAAAAGCTTGAGCGTAAAGGTGTTATTACCGGTTATCGCGCCTTAATTGACTATGAGCGTCGTGGTTTACCTGTAAGTGCATTTGTGTCTGTTACGCCACTTGATTTTGGGCAGGAAGCTACAATACCTAACAAATTGCGTGATATTTCTGGTATTGAAGCTTGCTATTCGATTACTGGTAGTCCAAGTTTTATGCTGGTAGTGCGTGTTGCTACGCCAAGCAAATTGGAAGAACTTATTAATACCATTCATCGCATAGTCCCTGTCAGTACAGAAACAACTATGGTTCTGCAAACATATTTCGATTAAACGCCTTTAATATGTGTGATTTTTCTGAAACAACGGTTGACGCGCGCGATACATCTCTTACGACATGTTGCAAAGTTGCTGCCGAAGAGATTATTGTGTTGCGTCAATCTGTTGATAATTTTGATAATGCAATAATTGCGCTGCTTGCTGAGCGGTTTAAAACTACGAAACGAATTGGTGAGTTGAAGGCTGAAGCTGGATTTGCTCCTGAGGATTCTAAAAGAGAGCAGCAGCAAATAGAAAGTTTGCTAAATATTGCGGAAAATGCCGGATTAGATTCTTCGATTGCGTTGAAATATCACGAGTTTGTTGTTACTGAGGCTAAAAAACGTCATCAGCAAATGCAGTTTTGAGATTAGATGTTTCTGTTATTTTAATTGAGCTGAACTATAGAATCACAATCAGTTTGTAGATTTTGAAGATAGATTTTCGCATACCAGTATGTAATGTTTTTGTGCATATGCATAGCTATCTGAGTAATAAAGGCGGATAATACAAGTATGACTATTGCAACTGTTGAACGTTATGCGCATATGCTTGATGCTGCAAGTCGAGGTGGCTACGCATACCCTGCTATCAATGTTACTAGTACGCAAACTCTTAATGCAGCTTTGCAGGGGTTCGCTCAAGCTGAATCTGATGGCATTATTCAAGTTTCTGTCGGTGGTTCTGCTTATTTTTCAGGTCAATCTCTCAATAATCGTGTTGTTGGTTCAATAGCATTTGCAAAGTTTGCGCACGAAGTGGCAGCTCAATACCCTAATATTACTATTGCGCTTCATACAGATCATTGTGCTGAGCAATATTTAGATGGTTGGATTAAACCACTAATTTCTTATGAAACAGAACAAGTCAAAAAAGGCGAAGAGCCGTTATTCCAGTCGCATATGTGGGATGGTTCAACAGTGCCTTTGCAACATAATCTAGACGTTGCAGAACAGTTGCTTGACGCTTCGCAAAAATCTCGCACAATTCTTGAAATTGAGATTGGTGCTGTTGGCGGAGAAGAAGACGGGCATCGTGCTGATATTGACGAGAGATTGTATTCTACGCCTGAAGATGCTTTGCGTGTTGTAGATAAGCTTGGCTTGGGTGAACGTGGCAGGTATATGGCAGCGTTTACTTTTGGCAACGTTCATGGAGCCTATAAGCCTGGCGTTGTAAAACTGCATCCTAAATTATTGCAAGAAATCCAAAAAACTGTATATCAGAACTATCAAAATATTTGTGATACTCGCACCTTTGGCGCTTCTAAAAAGCCGTTCCTGCTGGTATTTCATGGCGGATCTGGTTCTACTGCTCAAGAAATTGCTGAAGCTGTGCGCTACGGCGTAATTAAAATGAATATAGATACTGACACTCAATATGCTTTTACTCGTGCAATTGCTGGTCACATGTTCAGTAATTATGACTCTGTTCTTAAAATAGACGGAGAAGTTGGCGAAAAGAAGTTATATGATCCTCGATCTTGGGGTCGTGAAGCCGAAAAAGCCATGGCTCAGCGTGTAGTAGAAGCTTGTGTGCAGTTAGGTTCTGCTGGTAAAGCACTGAAATAGTAAATTTTTTAATTTTATATATTTCTTTTTCTTATTCGGTAGTGGCATAGAGATAGTCTTAACAGGTAAGAATTGTGCTTATTTGAGCAGCGTTAGCTCAAAAATGGAGGTGCGGCATGCCTGGTATTGTGCTTATTGGAGCTCAATGGGGTGACGAAGGTAAAGGCAAAGCAACAGATTTAATTGGTTCAAAGGTTGATATTGTCGCACGTTTTAATGGCGGTAATAATGCCGGACACACTGTTGTTGTTGGCGATAAATCTTATGCATTACATTTACTTCCAAGCGGAATTATCAGCCCTAATGTTACGCCTGTAATTGGTAATGGTGTTGTTGTTGACCCAGAGGTATTGCTTGAAGAAATTGACGCTTTGGAATCTCGCGGTGTAGATTGCTCGCGCTTGCTTGTGAGCGAAGCCGCGCATGTTATTACTCCGTATCATCGAGTTATTGATAAAGTAACTGAGCGTTTCCTTGGTAAACACAAGATCGGCACGACTGGTCGTGGTATTGGACCTACTTACGCGGATAAAATTAATCGTGTTGGTATTCGAGTGCATGATTTATTTAATGCTGATCACTTGCGCGACAAAGTTGAAGCAAGTTTGCATCAAAAGAATCAAATGCTTGTAAAACTTTATAATCAACATCCTATTGATATTGATGCAGTTACCGCTCAACTTGTGGAGCTTGGCAAACGCTTGAAGAAATATGTTGCTGATACTTCATTAGTATTGAATGAAGCAATGGATGAAGGCAAAACTGTGCTGTTTGAAGGTGGACAAGCCACAATGCTTGACGTCGATCATGGCACTTATCCGTTTGTAACTTCTTCAAACCCTACTGCTGGTGGCGCTTGCACGGGTACTGGTGTTGGTCCTACTCGTATTACGCGCGTAATTGGAGTAGCGAAAGCGTATATTACTCGTGTTGGTGAAGGTCCATTCCCAACTGAACTTTTGGATGAGCAGGGTGACTGGTTGCGTGAGCAAGGCCATGAATATGGTGTTACAACTGGTCGTCCTCGTCGTTGTGGATGGTTTGATTCTGTAGTAAGCCGTTATGCAACTCGCGTAAATGGTTTGACGGATATTGTTCTTACTAAGCTTGACGTTTTGACTGGTTTGAAGGAAATCCCAGTTTGCGTGGCTTATGATGTGGCTTTGTCTGATGGAACAGTTCAGCGTATGGAAGAAATGCCTGTAGATCAATCACTATTTGCTTCTGCGAAACCAGTATACGAGATGCTTCCAGGCTGGAATGAGGATATTTCTCAAATCCATAAGTTTGAAGATTTGCCTCAAAATACGCAAAGTTATGTAAAGCGTTTGGAAGAGCTTTCTCATTGCCGTATTTCTGCTATTGGAACTGGTCCGCAGCGTGATCATATCATTAGTGTTCACTCACTAACTGACTGAAATTGTTTATTATTTTATGATCAACTTAGCAAAACGGCACTTCTCGATTGGGAGTGTCGTTTTGGTTTATGACGATAATTTCAAAAAGAGTGAAAATGAGTAAAATAAGCGGAAAAAATAAAAAAAATAATTGTCGATTATACTTTTTAGTTTTTATTGGTGGTACATGTGGAGCTTTCGTGCGCGCAGTAATTTCTTCTTATGCGCACACGATTCACCAAGTAGACGGACAATCATTTATATTTGGCCAGCTTACTTTAGGGACTTTTTTGTCAAATATGATTGCATGCTTTATTTTTGCTCTTGTTACTGCAATATCTGTTAAAGCTTTAACGCAAGAAAAGCAAACTTTGTATAAATATGCGCTAGGAACAGGCTTTTGTGGCGGATTGTCGACTATGTCTACTTTCGCGTTTGAAAGTGCAATGTCTTTCATGGCTCCACGCATGACGCTTGTTGTTTTGGGCATGCTTTTTTCGCTGCTTTTTGGCGTTTTTATGGCTTTTGTTGGTAATTGGGTTGGAGCAGGAATTGCGAATTGCATGAATAAAAAGCAAAGTCGATCTGTTGCAGAAGCTAATACTAAGGTGATGAAGTGATGAATTCTTTATACGTTTTTATTATGTTTATTTTGCCTTGCTTTTTTGGCGGTTTAGGTGCTGTTTTAAGATGCGCAATGACTAAAAAAATTTCAGCTGCTCATAAAAGCGAAGTTCCAGTTGCAACGCTATTTATCAATTGCGTTGCTTCATTTGCTATAGGTGTTGTGTCTAATGTTTTCATGGTTGCAGCTGCAATATGTGGAGTACGTTTTGCTTATTTGATGATTTTGGGATTTTTGGGTGGATTTTCCACGTTTTCTACTGCAATTTTTGAAGGTGTGGATCTTATTCAAAGAAAGCGCATAAAAGATGGAGTGTTCTTGCTTTTTGCAGAACTTATTGTTCCATTCTTTGCTGCTTCTGTTGGGTATATTGTTTCGCAAATATTGTTACTGCACGTAATTTAGTATTTAGAAGTTAAGTGTTGTGCGCAGAATCGAGTTGTAGTGAAGTTTAAGAATGCATTGAGCTTTTTAAGCAATAAGTTAAAGCAAATATCAAAAACTTTTTGCCAGCTTCGTTGGAAAGTAATATTAGCTGGGATATTTGTCGGCGCTGTTTCTGGTTCATTAGTAGCTTCTTACAGGCTTGGTATTGAATACGGTACGGATTTTGCGCGTTGGATGTATTTACAAATCCGGCATAACGCATGGTGGATTTTGCCATGTTTAATTTTTGCTGTAATTGCAGGTCTAATTATTGGCTGGATGAGTCGTAAAGAAAGTATGGCTTCTGGAAGTGGTATTCCTCAAGTCGTGGGGTATGTTAATCGCGGTTTGAATATGCGATGGCACACGATTCTGCCAGTGCGTTTTGTTGGCGGTTTACTTGGTTCTTTATTTGGATTGTCTCTTGGACGTGAAGGTCCATCTATTCAAATAGGTGCATGTGGTGCTCAGATGTTGTCTCGAATTTTCCGTAAAGGTAGGCGTGACGATATTAAAGAGCATTATGTGGTAACTGCTGGAGCTGCAGCCGGCTTATCTGCTGCGTTTTCTGCGCCACTTTCTGGAGTTATGTTTGCTATGGAGGAGATTCAGCACGGCTTAACTTCAATTGTTCTTATAGGAGCTGCTGCAGCTGCTTTATGTGCTGATTTTGTTTCGCAAACTTGTTTCGGATTGCGTCCAGTTCTTGATTTTGGTCAGATTCCAGATTTGCCGATGAACTTGCATATTTGGATTATTCCTCTTGGTATTTTTGCAGGTTTTGTAGGCTCGATAATGAATCGTTCGTTACTTGGTTTGCAAACATTATACGGATATTTGCCAAAGTGGATGCCTGTTGCTATTGCTTGCTTAATTGCAATACCAGTTGGCTTGTTCCTGCCTGAAGTTCTTGGTGGCGGATCTAATTTAGTGCGACTTTCTGAATATGGAAAAGCAAGTCTTGCAATGCTTTGTTTGCTATTTGTGGCAAAAATGTTGTTTACTTCTACAAGTTTTGGCTGTGGTGCTCCTGGCGGTATTTTTATGCCTATTCTTGCAGTAGGTGCGCTCGCAGGTGGTGTTGCTGCGCGCTGGATTACTAGCGTTTCAGCATTTGGCATTGATGCAAAATTTGTATCTGTGTTTGCAGTTTGCGTTATGGCTGGTACGTTGTCTGCATCTGTAAAAGCTCCACTCACTTCGATTTTGCTTACTGTTGAAATGTCTGGAACTATGATTCATACGCTCCCAGTTGCAGCTTCTGCATTTATCGCATTGCTTATTTCAGATATTCTAAAAACTAAGCCAATTTATGGTGAGTTACTTGAACGCTATATGAAAGTTAATAAAGATTTAGTATTGCCATCTGTAAATTCTATAAAATAGATGTTTTTATAGATAATTTTTGTGCAATATTTGCTTATTCTTAATATTTCCTGAGCTTTTAACCACATTGCATGAATATTGTTGAAAACTCATTGCTGTATGCGTTTCAATAGGCGCATGAGTATGAATATGAGTGTAAACAATAAATCAATTGGCGTTAAGCAGATTGATAAGAATTATAACAATGGCGAAGCTGTAGGCGCATTTAGAGATGTTAAACGTTATGTTTATCCTCCTCAAGTTGCAGATAAATCTATATACGAATCTGTGTCTAATGGTATAAAAATTGCGCCATGTATAGCTGACGATCATACTGTGATGACTCTTTTTCCTAAGGGTTCTCAAGATGTGGAGAGTTTTCAAAATACTGAACGCTCGCAAGATATTTCTATTAAGCATAAATCTCGTATGTTTAATAATGCTGAAGAAGATAATCTTATTGCGTGTGATTCTTTAGATCCATTGCCTAAAAATATTTTGGTTGGAATGTCTGCTGCAGATGGCATTGGGCTAAGCACTTCTCTATCTATTCTTTCTCGCTATATAAGTGAACAAGGCCATAGTGTTGCTCTTGTAGATGCTGATTTGACTCATGGCGGTTTAGACGTTCTGCTTGGTTTGGAATCAGATGAAGGTCGCAGGTTGCAAGAAGTTGATGCTCCCTTAGGTAGATGCGATGGCTATGTGTTGCGCAATGAGCTATTGCATTGGGATAATGTGGATGTTTTAGCATTTTCTCCATGGCATGGTAAATATCCTGAACCTTGGGTTTTAGAGGCTGCTATTAGAGGTCTAGCTGATGCTGTTGATGTAGTTATTGTAGATATAGGTTCTGGCGAGACTGCTATGAAGTCTTACCGTAATATTCCGCAATTTATTGACAGTGCGACTCTTGCTGCGGTTGAGCTATCTGTGCTTGATTTAGCAAGGTTTAGAGCGTTGCTACAAAAATTAGATACTTTGTGTGATTCTGGCGTAAAGTTCAACAAATTTGCTGTTGTGGGATTGCCTCCTCGTGGTTTAACGCAAAAATCTTATGTTTTAAGTATCGATGAAGCTTCTGAATATCTATCAACTACATTTCTTGGTTCTTTGCAACACGATGCTC includes:
- a CDS encoding adenylosuccinate synthase; the encoded protein is MPGIVLIGAQWGDEGKGKATDLIGSKVDIVARFNGGNNAGHTVVVGDKSYALHLLPSGIISPNVTPVIGNGVVVDPEVLLEEIDALESRGVDCSRLLVSEAAHVITPYHRVIDKVTERFLGKHKIGTTGRGIGPTYADKINRVGIRVHDLFNADHLRDKVEASLHQKNQMLVKLYNQHPIDIDAVTAQLVELGKRLKKYVADTSLVLNEAMDEGKTVLFEGGQATMLDVDHGTYPFVTSSNPTAGGACTGTGVGPTRITRVIGVAKAYITRVGEGPFPTELLDEQGDWLREQGHEYGVTTGRPRRCGWFDSVVSRYATRVNGLTDIVLTKLDVLTGLKEIPVCVAYDVALSDGTVQRMEEMPVDQSLFASAKPVYEMLPGWNEDISQIHKFEDLPQNTQSYVKRLEELSHCRISAIGTGPQRDHIISVHSLTD
- a CDS encoding chorismate mutase; the protein is MCDFSETTVDARDTSLTTCCKVAAEEIIVLRQSVDNFDNAIIALLAERFKTTKRIGELKAEAGFAPEDSKREQQQIESLLNIAENAGLDSSIALKYHEFVVTEAKKRHQQMQF
- a CDS encoding pyridoxal phosphate-dependent aminotransferase, with amino-acid sequence MAKVAKHAISIPRSGIRDVFDRVEQIPDAISLCLGEPGETASSHIVEAACNSLREGKTKYTDVLGIPEFREAAANYTNRVKGLNYNADTEIQAVDGATIGLYLAIKSVIDPGDEVIIPSPYFTSYDAEVLMCEGIPVTVALKPEHGMHINAEEIRKAISPRTKAIIINSPCNPTGAVTTAEELEKIAKLCQEFDLWVISDEVYHPFVFASNPETEPCGNAVAPSIAAAEGMHERTIIVESLSKTYAMTGWRIGYILAPSQVIEQTSKIAEMMHSSVNSTAQYGGVAALTGPQDHVREMREEYRAKRQLVIDGLANCNALRLIEPQGAFYVFVDVRPTGLSSEEFSKKLLDEEKVAVVPGEAFGAEGSGFVRLSYAGRAEELKEGVARISKFALAQQALHAA
- the fbaA gene encoding class II fructose-bisphosphate aldolase, yielding MTIATVERYAHMLDAASRGGYAYPAINVTSTQTLNAALQGFAQAESDGIIQVSVGGSAYFSGQSLNNRVVGSIAFAKFAHEVAAQYPNITIALHTDHCAEQYLDGWIKPLISYETEQVKKGEEPLFQSHMWDGSTVPLQHNLDVAEQLLDASQKSRTILEIEIGAVGGEEDGHRADIDERLYSTPEDALRVVDKLGLGERGRYMAAFTFGNVHGAYKPGVVKLHPKLLQEIQKTVYQNYQNICDTRTFGASKKPFLLVFHGGSGSTAQEIAEAVRYGVIKMNIDTDTQYAFTRAIAGHMFSNYDSVLKIDGEVGEKKLYDPRSWGREAEKAMAQRVVEACVQLGSAGKALK
- a CDS encoding DUF2469 domain-containing protein, whose translation is MSAEDLDNYETDAELALYKEYRDVIKLFTYVVETERRFYLANKVDFNVRSAGQDVYFDVQLTDAWVWDVYRPSRFVKNVRIVTFKDVNVEEVQKTDIDIPESIA
- a CDS encoding Lrp/AsnC family transcriptional regulator; the protein is MAGNPHKAETSIAMDSTDAIIVDILEHDGRATLTRLAKASGLSVSAVQSRVQKLERKGVITGYRALIDYERRGLPVSAFVSVTPLDFGQEATIPNKLRDISGIEACYSITGSPSFMLVVRVATPSKLEELINTIHRIVPVSTETTMVLQTYFD
- the rho gene encoding transcription termination factor Rho, giving the protein MATGQNLEKMKLSELKDLAKQMGLRGTSTMRKPELVATLTAARNGGEAPAGVSVRVPRDVVNPNKTADTSTDIEDAGSSKDNSDLEALEVLVPNATSDRRYRDEEDFGNKNYRRDANRNNTFQRRRSSEDRDDNRDRREDGMDSHELDQILATLPGEDSHAEGEPRRQRVASRDFDREEQQNRADRFQRRMRGRARDYDESRSDYSDRQNRSERMDRVEREDRDERRAERGERQDRNDRNVRLDRDARDARDAREEHDLREPRREEPQEELVPVAGIVDVLESYAFVRTSGYLPGPNDVYVSMSQIKKYGLRKGDAVQGSIRAPREGDRRNQRQKFVPLQTIDSINGMSVEEAQSRPQFAKLTPLYPQERLKQETTPNRMLGRVIDLVAPIGKGQRGLIVSPPKAGKTITLQNIANAITTNNPEVHLMVVLVDERPEEVTDMERTVQGEVISSTFDRPATDHTTVAELAIERAKRLVELGQDVVVLLDSMTRLARAYNIAAPASGRILSGGVDAQALYPPKKFFGAARNIEDGGSLTIISSALVETGSKMDEVIFEEFKGTGNMELRLSRDLADKRLFPAVDINASGTRREELITPAADLPVIYRLRRLFGGLEAEQAYQTLIPRLKKTASNRDFLAAITQQTGTATNNSSSTTIA
- a CDS encoding NAD(P)/FAD-dependent oxidoreductase codes for the protein MTDTQSPKESVVIIGGGPAGLTAAWELVKDGGSSRYDVTVLEATREFGGISRTVKYNGNRMDIGGHRFFSKDDRIMQWWREMLPLQGAPSYDDKKLGRHHDLEAGGPDPEVEDEVMLKRHRVSRIFWNHHFFDYPISLSAATLRSMGFILTMKVGFSYLWSMIHKLPETNLENFYINRFGKKLYSMFFEGYTEKLWGRHPSQISADWGAQRVKGLSIVEVLKNAFSKLFPKKKGKKKEVETSLIEEFWYPKLGPGQLWETVERRCRENGATVRTDAKVVAIKQADGKISSVVVEDANGERSELHADQFISSMPIKDLVAALEQGADGDEKADVPAEMQRVAKGLPYRDFVTVGLLVKRVRLRNTTTIPTLGNPPIVPDCWIYVQDPGYKVGRLQIFNNWSPYLVKDVDNTVWIGLEYFCEEGDDFWNMSDDDARKMAIDELTRMQVINGEEDVLDSHRERVPKAYPAYFDTYAQMPELIDYLDGFGNLYCVGRNGQHRYNNQDHSMATAIEAVEDIRTGETSKKNVWSVNTEKSYHEKK